In Alteromonas mediterranea DE, a single genomic region encodes these proteins:
- a CDS encoding alkaline phosphatase PhoX, whose translation MITRRQFIMGSLAFGGLATSAFGKTSNLASMPISEGYGALVADPQKLLDLPKGFSYKVISSLGNAMSDGMHVPDRADGMGCLPIDDTSDKVALIRNHELHPKHLSAQPPSIQKHTSSLAYDNYHNGVALPGGTTTMVYNLTTQTVEREFISLAGTVRNCSGGITPWGTWLTCEESVDRPYGPNGDVVNKDHGYIFEVPASADSLIEAKPLKAMGRFNHEAACVDPKTGIVYLTEDRGDSLLYRFVPEEYGNLAAGGQLEALVVKNKLQFDTRNWNDNDMPVATWFDVEWVALDNPESPSDDLRVQGHDKGAALFARGEGIHWGEDELYFCCTNGGQKQLGQVMKLVPSADGKQDKLQLFLESEDKNLYNFGDNLTVCPNGHLLVCEDQYTDIVDNHLRGVTPSGEVYNFAKLHAQTELAGACFSPNGKTLFVNIYSPTKTLAITGPWLDA comes from the coding sequence ATGATTACACGACGTCAATTTATAATGGGCTCTTTGGCATTTGGTGGTCTTGCAACCAGTGCTTTTGGTAAGACGTCGAATTTGGCGTCTATGCCAATTAGTGAAGGTTATGGCGCGCTTGTTGCTGACCCCCAAAAGCTCCTCGATTTACCTAAAGGCTTTAGCTACAAGGTAATATCTAGTCTTGGCAATGCGATGTCAGATGGCATGCACGTACCTGATAGAGCGGATGGTATGGGGTGTCTACCTATAGACGATACCAGCGACAAAGTAGCGCTTATTCGTAACCACGAATTGCACCCCAAACATTTAAGTGCTCAGCCACCGTCTATCCAAAAGCATACTAGCTCGCTGGCCTACGACAATTACCATAACGGGGTTGCTTTGCCGGGTGGCACTACAACGATGGTGTACAACCTTACCACGCAAACGGTAGAGCGAGAGTTCATTAGCCTTGCTGGAACGGTAAGAAACTGTTCTGGTGGCATTACGCCCTGGGGCACATGGCTTACGTGTGAAGAATCGGTAGACCGTCCTTACGGCCCTAATGGCGATGTGGTAAACAAAGATCACGGCTATATATTTGAAGTACCTGCAAGTGCCGACTCACTGATAGAAGCTAAGCCGCTGAAAGCAATGGGGCGCTTTAACCACGAAGCCGCGTGTGTAGATCCTAAAACCGGCATTGTTTATCTAACCGAAGATAGAGGCGATAGCTTGCTTTATCGCTTTGTACCTGAAGAGTACGGCAACTTGGCGGCTGGCGGCCAGTTAGAAGCCTTAGTCGTAAAAAATAAGCTTCAGTTCGATACACGTAACTGGAATGACAACGATATGCCAGTAGCTACATGGTTCGATGTCGAGTGGGTCGCGTTAGACAACCCAGAAAGCCCTAGTGATGATTTACGCGTGCAAGGGCATGATAAAGGTGCTGCGCTTTTCGCTCGTGGTGAAGGCATACATTGGGGCGAAGATGAGCTTTATTTCTGCTGTACCAATGGCGGGCAAAAGCAGCTAGGTCAGGTGATGAAGCTTGTTCCATCTGCAGATGGAAAACAAGACAAGCTTCAGCTGTTTTTAGAAAGTGAAGATAAGAACCTGTACAACTTTGGCGATAATTTAACGGTGTGTCCAAACGGGCATTTATTGGTGTGTGAAGACCAGTACACCGACATTGTCGATAACCATTTGCGCGGTGTTACGCCAAGCGGAGAAGTGTACAACTTTGCTAAATTACATGCGCAAACTGAGCTTGCTGGTGCGTGCTTTTCGCCTAACGGCAAAACACTTTTCGTCAATATTTACTCACCTACTAAAACGTTGGCGATTACTGGCCCATGGCTAGATGCTTAA
- a CDS encoding EAL and GGDEF domain-containing protein yields MSFESVLNESEFSAIILENRSAYEQDLIEFNELLQADYLFLGVKKAHSISVLIGLSHNSSIPQMEYELKGSPCESVLITGPCGYESDVCVHFSEDQTLKALNAEGYLGAGLFNEKLRDIGVLVAVFKTPKKDISEWLQVFSLQAKLFSTQFQKDFFATKTAHNLSLIDEISRMSHTGSWEFYPETEKLIWSPETYRIHDLPIDSEINIQKALDFIAPDYLAELTFAFENLRYKQCPYDIQCQIIDSSSSVRWVRASGKAELYKNGAVKRLFGAFEDITEYKTALILSADRAKKIQSILNNINDAVFSIDTRGTITHCNDVALKMFGYTRGELLAQSVEVLMPEPYASNHAFYMRNYMETGVGKIIGVGRQLPAKRKNGDIFQMELSLSESSDLGEKGFIGVIRDISERIEAQDTIYNLAYTDPVTHLRNQQWFHQRFKDLMLRASMNQEYIHILLLDIDNMAQINTRFGFGNGNYAIRKVAEQLLFVIGHDYEIFKYGGDSFVVLSKKTYRKEDLHKFDASLVESALLSPRHFDIVINSVKWSLTASLGSAIFNPQGQSFESIINVIEQAVKRAKKSAPFGLCHISEDGFKEFDRYLDIKSKLEQAIESDELSIVLQPQVTHDGTVSSFEALVRWYSKELGPVSPGEFIPIAEESYAICEIGDIVLRKTLNVMSNFVKAGLNTTIAINISARQIVMPDFINSLLSRVNQFGIPPHRLMLELTETALVVDIELVKETMLELAKFGFRFSIDDFGTGYSSLAYLKVLPISELKIDKYFVDDIGKDFDGKAAQIVDAILEMAKALNVTCIAEGVETVEQLNYLKGKGCERFQGYYFSRPEPEAYWAELKQNPTLP; encoded by the coding sequence ATGTCATTCGAGTCAGTTTTAAACGAATCGGAGTTCAGTGCGATTATCTTGGAAAATCGCAGTGCCTATGAGCAAGACTTAATAGAGTTCAATGAGTTACTGCAGGCTGACTATCTTTTTTTAGGTGTCAAAAAAGCACATAGTATTTCTGTGTTGATAGGGTTATCGCATAACTCATCGATTCCACAAATGGAATATGAGCTGAAAGGCTCTCCTTGTGAAAGCGTCTTAATAACAGGGCCGTGTGGTTATGAGTCAGACGTTTGTGTCCATTTTTCCGAAGATCAAACCCTTAAGGCGCTTAACGCCGAAGGGTATTTAGGCGCCGGGCTTTTTAACGAAAAACTTCGTGATATTGGCGTACTCGTCGCTGTGTTTAAAACGCCGAAAAAAGACATCTCTGAGTGGCTACAAGTTTTTTCACTTCAGGCCAAGCTGTTTTCTACGCAGTTTCAAAAAGACTTTTTTGCGACAAAAACTGCCCATAACTTGTCGCTTATTGATGAAATAAGTCGTATGTCGCACACGGGGTCTTGGGAATTCTACCCCGAAACTGAAAAGTTGATATGGTCACCGGAGACCTATCGAATTCACGATTTGCCAATTGATAGTGAGATAAACATACAAAAAGCACTCGATTTTATTGCGCCTGATTATCTTGCCGAGCTTACATTCGCCTTCGAAAATTTACGCTATAAGCAGTGCCCCTATGACATTCAGTGCCAAATTATCGATTCGTCCAGTTCTGTTAGATGGGTAAGAGCTTCTGGGAAGGCTGAGCTTTACAAAAACGGCGCGGTTAAGCGTCTTTTTGGTGCATTCGAAGATATTACCGAATATAAAACAGCGCTAATTCTCAGTGCAGACCGGGCTAAGAAAATTCAAAGCATTTTGAATAATATCAATGATGCTGTATTTAGTATCGACACCAGGGGCACAATCACACATTGTAACGACGTTGCGCTTAAAATGTTTGGTTACACCCGAGGCGAGTTACTCGCTCAATCCGTAGAGGTATTAATGCCAGAGCCTTACGCCTCTAACCATGCTTTTTATATGCGTAACTATATGGAGACTGGGGTAGGCAAAATTATAGGAGTAGGCCGGCAGCTTCCTGCTAAGCGAAAGAATGGCGATATCTTTCAGATGGAGCTGTCATTGTCTGAAAGTAGCGATCTGGGTGAGAAGGGCTTTATAGGTGTTATTAGAGATATTAGTGAACGCATAGAAGCGCAGGATACAATTTATAACCTCGCTTATACTGACCCTGTTACACACCTTCGAAATCAACAGTGGTTTCATCAACGTTTTAAAGATTTGATGCTGCGCGCATCAATGAATCAAGAATATATACACATTTTGTTGCTAGATATCGATAATATGGCGCAAATTAACACGCGGTTCGGCTTTGGTAACGGAAACTATGCCATAAGAAAAGTCGCCGAGCAGTTGCTCTTCGTCATCGGTCATGATTATGAGATATTTAAGTACGGTGGCGATAGTTTTGTCGTGTTGTCGAAGAAAACCTATAGAAAAGAAGATCTCCATAAATTCGATGCGAGCTTAGTGGAAAGTGCACTCCTTAGTCCACGTCATTTCGATATTGTCATAAATTCAGTGAAATGGTCTCTTACTGCGTCACTCGGCAGTGCTATCTTTAACCCGCAAGGTCAAAGTTTTGAGTCAATCATCAATGTAATCGAACAGGCTGTTAAAAGGGCAAAAAAGTCGGCGCCTTTTGGTCTTTGTCATATATCAGAGGATGGGTTTAAAGAATTCGACCGTTACTTAGATATAAAATCTAAGCTTGAACAAGCAATAGAAAGCGATGAATTATCAATAGTGCTTCAACCCCAAGTTACCCATGATGGAACTGTCTCTTCTTTCGAGGCTCTAGTGCGGTGGTACTCGAAAGAGTTAGGTCCGGTAAGCCCTGGCGAATTTATTCCTATCGCCGAAGAGAGCTATGCTATCTGCGAAATAGGCGACATTGTTTTACGAAAAACGCTGAACGTGATGAGTAACTTTGTAAAGGCCGGCTTAAATACCACTATTGCGATCAACATCAGTGCTAGACAAATTGTTATGCCAGACTTTATAAATTCGCTACTTTCTCGCGTAAATCAATTCGGCATTCCACCTCATAGGTTAATGCTGGAATTAACAGAAACCGCTTTAGTCGTAGATATTGAGCTGGTTAAGGAAACTATGCTTGAACTGGCGAAATTCGGCTTTCGTTTTTCAATTGATGATTTCGGTACGGGCTATTCCAGCCTCGCATACCTGAAAGTGCTTCCTATTAGTGAACTTAAAATAGATAAATATTTTGTGGATGACATAGGTAAAGATTTTGATGGAAAAGCGGCGCAGATTGTTGATGCAATCCTCGAAATGGCAAAAGCGCTTAATGTGACCTGCATTGCAGAAGGTGTGGAGACTGTAGAGCAGTTAAACTATCTGAAAGGTAAAGGCTGTGAAAGATTTCAAGGCTATTACTTTTCACGTCCAGAGCCGGAAGCCTATTGGGCAGAGCTTAAGCAAAACCCAACACTTCCTTAG
- a CDS encoding reverse transcriptase domain-containing protein, whose product MAATETGSPQGGVISPLIANIYLDAFDEEMKQRGHRIVRYADDILILCCSRTAAENAKAQATHILEGKLKLSVNTEKTHITHSDDGVKFLGVEIGTKHTRIQPKKLTAFKAKLKQMTKRNGGMPLQSVINALNPLLRGFSYYFKIANASRAFKQIASWLRRRLRSIQLKLWKKASRLHRWLRQHGYKGRFAHINMTSWCSARSPLASYAMPNSWFDELGLMNLENVATGYVFSHYAK is encoded by the coding sequence TTGGCAGCAACAGAAACAGGCAGTCCGCAGGGTGGGGTAATAAGCCCACTGATAGCGAACATCTATCTGGATGCGTTCGATGAGGAAATGAAACAGCGGGGACACAGAATAGTGCGCTATGCTGATGATATCCTTATCTTGTGTTGCAGTCGTACAGCGGCAGAGAATGCCAAAGCACAAGCCACACATATCTTAGAAGGAAAGCTAAAGCTCAGCGTAAACACGGAGAAAACACATATCACACACAGTGACGATGGTGTGAAGTTCCTTGGCGTTGAAATCGGGACGAAACATACCCGCATCCAGCCCAAGAAACTCACCGCGTTTAAGGCGAAGCTCAAGCAGATGACGAAACGCAATGGCGGAATGCCGCTGCAATCAGTCATCAATGCACTAAACCCACTGCTAAGAGGGTTCAGTTATTACTTCAAGATAGCCAATGCGAGCAGGGCATTTAAGCAAATAGCAAGCTGGCTAAGACGCCGCTTGCGCAGTATTCAACTCAAGTTATGGAAGAAGGCGAGCCGCCTCCATCGCTGGCTAAGACAGCATGGTTATAAAGGTCGGTTTGCCCACATCAACATGACGAGTTGGTGCAGTGCACGCAGCCCCTTAGCAAGCTATGCGATGCCAAACAGTTGGTTCGATGAGCTCGGGCTAATGAACTTGGAGAATGTTGCAACGGGATATGTGTTTAGCCATTACGCTAAATAA
- the tuf gene encoding elongation factor Tu, which translates to MAKEKFERTKPHVNVGTIGHVDHGKTTLTAAITTVLSKTYGGSAQAFDQIDNAPEEKARGITISTSHVEYDTPTRHYAHVDCPGHADYVKNMITGAAQMDGGILVVAATDGPMPQTREHILLGRQVGIPYIIVFMNKCDMVDDEELLELVEMEVRELLNEYEFPGDDLPVIQGSALKALEGDAEWEKKIIELGEALDSYIPEPERAIDKPFILPIEDVFSISGRGTVVTGRVEQGIIKVGEEVEIVGIKDTTKTTCTGVEMFRKLLDEGRAGENVGVLLRGTKRDEVERGQVLAKPGSITPHVNFEAEVYVLSKDEGGRHTPFFKGYRPQFYFRTTDVTGAVELPEGVEMVMPGDNLKFKVELIAPIAMEEGLRFAIREGGRTVGAGVVSKILD; encoded by the coding sequence ATGGCAAAAGAAAAGTTTGAACGTACGAAACCCCACGTAAACGTGGGTACAATCGGCCACGTTGACCACGGTAAAACTACCCTAACTGCAGCTATCACTACAGTTCTTTCTAAAACTTACGGCGGTTCTGCTCAGGCTTTCGATCAAATCGATAACGCGCCTGAAGAGAAAGCTCGTGGTATCACCATTTCTACTTCACACGTAGAATATGACACGCCTACTCGTCACTACGCACACGTAGACTGCCCAGGACACGCTGATTACGTTAAAAACATGATCACTGGTGCTGCTCAGATGGACGGTGGTATCCTAGTAGTAGCTGCGACTGATGGCCCTATGCCACAGACTCGTGAGCACATCCTACTTGGTCGTCAGGTTGGTATCCCTTACATCATCGTATTCATGAACAAATGTGACATGGTTGATGATGAAGAGCTTCTAGAGCTAGTAGAAATGGAAGTTCGTGAACTTCTTAACGAATACGAATTCCCAGGTGATGACCTACCAGTTATCCAAGGTTCAGCTCTTAAAGCGCTTGAAGGCGACGCAGAGTGGGAAAAGAAAATCATCGAGCTTGGTGAAGCGCTTGATTCATACATCCCAGAGCCAGAGCGTGCAATCGACAAGCCGTTCATCCTTCCAATTGAAGATGTATTCTCAATCTCAGGCCGTGGTACTGTTGTAACGGGTCGTGTTGAGCAAGGTATCATCAAGGTTGGTGAAGAAGTAGAAATCGTAGGTATCAAAGATACGACTAAGACTACTTGTACTGGTGTTGAGATGTTCCGTAAGCTTCTTGACGAAGGCCGTGCAGGTGAGAACGTTGGTGTTCTTCTACGTGGTACTAAGCGTGATGAAGTTGAACGTGGTCAAGTACTAGCTAAGCCTGGTTCAATCACTCCACACGTTAACTTCGAAGCAGAAGTATACGTACTGTCTAAAGATGAAGGTGGTCGTCATACTCCATTCTTCAAAGGCTACCGTCCACAGTTCTACTTCCGTACAACTGACGTAACTGGTGCTGTAGAGCTTCCAGAAGGCGTAGAAATGGTAATGCCTGGTGACAACCTTAAATTTAAAGTTGAGCTAATTGCTCCGATCGCGATGGAAGAAGGTCTTCGTTTCGCAATCCGTGAAGGTGGTCGTACAGTAGGTGCTGGTGTTGTATCTAAGATCCTAGACTAA